One stretch of Niallia sp. XMNu-256 DNA includes these proteins:
- a CDS encoding oligosaccharide flippase family protein, with protein sequence MNTFLKGTVLLIIAAFIGEIVEFITNMVLARELGEKGLGMYMSILPTVFLIVLLASFEMPVSISKFIAEKDKRIHRSMLSHVLKWTIILTCVLLVLISIILPFIPVFDHYHPSFRWLVLILIPIISFTSIARGYFMGRSQMGKIATANFLRKIVQLLLLVYLYRLFEFELDAAVLVAFCTLIGSDIVVFIYLFYVFMIQYQYMKNQPSKRLHGKVVMKNLMQVSLPTTALRVFNAFTSALEPFLITGALMYAGIGKELATEQFGMVSGIAMVIGTFPAFIAHSFMMMLIPTISKAAADRDTDQLQKLLKQVMMITLGYGIPAVAICYFFAEPLTTIFFHSPDAARFVQLLWPCFLFRFFIFPLQAYLIGLGLMKEAFIHGVWSTVVAFAIIYFLGSKSSFGMDGVIIGINTEAILIMLMHYVTVCKKIGVNFLMNPLKPVKA encoded by the coding sequence ATGAATACATTTTTAAAAGGTACTGTTTTACTGATTATCGCTGCTTTTATTGGAGAAATTGTTGAATTTATAACGAATATGGTATTGGCCCGTGAGTTAGGGGAAAAGGGACTTGGCATGTATATGTCCATTTTGCCGACAGTTTTTTTAATTGTACTTCTTGCAAGTTTTGAAATGCCGGTATCAATTTCAAAGTTTATTGCTGAAAAAGACAAACGAATTCATCGAAGCATGTTGAGTCATGTTCTAAAATGGACAATCATTCTCACTTGCGTCCTATTAGTATTAATTTCTATCATCCTGCCCTTTATTCCTGTTTTTGACCATTACCATCCAAGCTTTAGATGGCTTGTATTGATTCTGATCCCAATCATCTCATTTACCTCGATTGCAAGAGGATATTTTATGGGAAGGTCGCAAATGGGTAAAATTGCTACTGCTAACTTTTTACGAAAAATTGTTCAATTATTATTATTAGTCTATTTATATCGTTTGTTCGAATTTGAATTAGATGCAGCGGTTCTAGTGGCATTTTGTACTCTTATAGGTAGTGACATAGTTGTTTTTATTTATCTATTCTATGTGTTCATGATTCAGTATCAATATATGAAAAATCAGCCCTCGAAACGACTGCACGGAAAAGTAGTCATGAAGAATTTAATGCAAGTATCACTTCCAACGACCGCCTTACGAGTCTTTAATGCATTTACATCTGCATTGGAACCCTTTCTGATTACAGGTGCTTTAATGTATGCTGGCATTGGCAAGGAACTGGCTACCGAACAATTTGGGATGGTATCAGGAATAGCGATGGTAATTGGAACTTTCCCTGCCTTTATTGCACATTCGTTCATGATGATGCTCATTCCAACAATATCTAAAGCGGCAGCCGATCGAGACACAGATCAACTGCAGAAATTATTAAAACAAGTGATGATGATTACATTAGGATATGGGATTCCTGCAGTTGCAATCTGTTATTTCTTTGCAGAGCCCTTAACGACTATATTTTTCCATTCGCCAGATGCAGCCCGCTTTGTTCAATTATTATGGCCTTGTTTTTTATTCCGTTTTTTCATTTTTCCATTACAAGCCTATTTAATCGGACTTGGATTAATGAAGGAGGCTTTTATTCATGGGGTTTGGTCCACCGTAGTTGCGTTTGCAATTATTTATTTTCTCGGCTCGAAAAGTAGTTTCGGAATGGATGGAGTTATTATCGGGATCAATACAGAG